The genomic region TCACCATGTATCTTTAGCTTCTACTTCTCCTGGTCACACCAAACTCCTCGaagccaccttacgaatgcaagttgccatcttcatccacatattgtttgcatcacctccttcctcccaagggcacTCCTTGATAACCCTCTCCTTGAAAGCCTGGGctgcctcccccttgagcttccaccacttcattctagcgactttggcgcgcttatcccgctggacatgaATCCAAAAGCGGTAGTCAGCCACCACAAGCTTATGTTGAGGGACACCACTCTCTCCTGgtatcaccttacaatctaggCAAGCACCCCTGTCTTCTCTTCCCGAGAGGACGAAATCAATCTGGCttgagtgttggccactactagaAGTCACTAGATAGGATTCTCTCTTTtcaaagagggtgttagctacgatcatgtcgtaggctagagcgaagcttaagacatcttctccttcttgattcctgatgccatagccaaagcgcccatgcaccccttcaaaacctgtgttagatgtacctatgtggccattgaggtctcctatgaagagcttctcgccaGTAAGTACACTACTAACCATGtcctccaggccttcccagaactccctcttggtgctcTCACTGTGGCCTACCTACGAGGCATACGTGCTGGtaacattgagaactaagtccccgactaccagcttgaccaggataatttGGTCCCCTTGCCTCTTGACGTCTACCagtccatacttgaggctcttgttgatcaagatgcctacttCATTTCTGTTGGTAGCTGTCCCGTGTACCAcaacttgaagccggtatcctccgcTTCCTTTGCCTTCTGTCCCCTCCATTTGTTTTCTTGGACGCATAGGATATCAATACCTCTCTTCACCGTTGTGTCAACTAGCTCCCGTAACTTAGCTGTCAGGGACCCTATGTTCCAGCTCCCTAAGCAGTCCTACTAGGCTCCGACCATATACAATAAAATCAAATAGCCTTTTGGTGCCTTACTACTGTAACACCACATGCACTTCCTTAATCTTGTCGATACATTTTACATTACAATAATGAAAAAAATAAGCGACATTTTTCTtcatatttttagaaaatgtgaAAACATCCAAGGTAAACACTGACTTGGTAGCACGGTTGTTGTTATTCTTGGTTTGGCATATTTAATGTTCAAGGATCACTCCTGAAATGCAACTAATATTTGTTTTTGTTCGAGCCAAGATTGAATTTTTTAATTGCATGTTAACTATTAATGCTGTGACATAACAGAGTCTCAGACCAGCTATCTCGTACCTTCAACCTGAAGAGTTGAACTTCGTACATGACGCTTTAAAGGTAatacatttgatattgctcttccATGTGCTTCTGAATAATATTCTAGACTGGCTGATTCCTCCGAGAATGCATCAAGAATCCGTGTCATGATAGTTTATTGTCTAATGCAGTTAGCATATGAAGCACATAATGGGCAGAAACGCCGGAGTGGGGAACCTTTCATCATTCATCCTGTTGAAGTTGCTCGTATTCTTGGGGAGCACGTGAGTAGTAGTATATCATTGAACCTGTAATGGCATATTTTTCTCAAGTATCCTAGTATGAACATAATGAAGTCAGGCTGTGCTCTACTCTATGGACATAACTAGGAACTTGACTGGGAATCAATCGCTGCTGGTTTATTGCATGACACTGTTGAAGATACTGACATGGTTACTTTCGAAACAATCCAAAATGAGTTTGGGGCAACAGTAAGTCGTATTGTTGAAGGGGAAACAAAGGTATACTTTTCATCTCACCTGTTCACATTTTCTATTGTACTACTAACTGTAGAACTTATATTATCTTGATATAGTTTCACTGCAATCATAAACCTATTTAATCACAAATACAGGTGTCTAAGCTAGGGAAACTTCAATGCAAAAATGAGGGTAGTTCAAAACAAGATGTCAAAGCTGAAGACTTAAGACAGATGTTTCTTGCAATGACAGAAGAGGTATTTATCCCATATAGAATGTTTCAGCGGCAGCATTTTGAAGTCTAGTTTCCCAATAAAATGAAATAATAATTTTCTGCAGGTTCGTGTAATCATTGTGAAACTGGCAGACAGGTTGCATAACATGCGTACTCTTACACATATGCCTCAGCACAAGCAGGTATGTTCTTATTTTCATTGGTATAAGATCTCGCTGTAACTCAGTGCCATCTTATTGTAAGCACTGCTTTTTCCAGTATGCCATCGCCATGGAGACACTGCAGGTTTTTGCACCCCTAGCAAAACTTCTCGGAATGTATCAAATAAAGGTACTTTTGATGAAATCGCCTTAAATGATAGCCATTATTGTTGTGCATGGTCCAACTAATTTCATTACGGTGATACTTCTTTTATGTTACTGATATGTTGTTTTTGAACAGTACATTCTACTTTGCTACTTTTCAATGTTTGCTTTTACCTCTGTTGAAATGTTAGATTTTGCTTATTTCACCGAAAACTTGATTATACAAATGTATTGGGGGACTCTCAGTTGACCTTCAAGTTCAGTTACAAACCCAAGCATCCAGCTCCTTGGTTTTTTTAAACCAGAACATTTGTTCCCTGTGATGGTGGCTTTGGGGGACTTCAATTGACCTACTGCCAAAGTCAAGGGGCCAAAGAAATATGTTCCCTTATCTTATATATAAAGCAGATGTTTATACATGGTATATTACAGTGTTAAAAAATGCGCCCTTATGCGTTTTTTTTTGTATGTGTCATACTCTGTAGATCCATGCAATGCGAATAATGTTTATGTTATCTCAAGGAAGCATCTTACAGTGCCATCTGATTCTTAACTCTGTGCAATCTTAGTAGTTTGGTTATTCCATTTGATGACTAACACTTAACATTGCAGTCTGAGTTAGAGTATCTGTCCTTCATGTACATGAATCCTGGTGATTTCGCTGAACTAAGGAAAAGAGTTGATGACATCTTCAAAGCCCATGAACAAGAATTGGAAGAGGTTCTCTCTTTTGATATTGCGCACTAACATGTTTTTGCATTTAGTGTTGAATTATGTTTCTTGACTTCTGCGATTTTCAATTCCAGGCAAATAAAATCCTAAAGCAAAAAATTGCTGAGGATCAATTTCTTGATCTTGTGAGTGTTGAAACAGAAGTGCGCTCAGTGTGTAAAGAACTTTACAGGTAGAACAAACATGCTACTCCATAGTAAAATGAGCGATGTCTTTAGACTTTACCTTGGTTATGATAAGTTTATTTTATTAGATGGGCATTTAGACTGCAGAGTCTCTATGTCTACTTAGTGATGCAATTTCTGTATATGATATAGATGTGCTTAGCTTATTGTTCTATATGGCCTGTTTCTTCTCAAAAAACGAATTTCGAGGGGCATACTAGTCGCCACACAATTTCTTTGTTTAttataaaaaggaaaaataatttgttttgccactgtatCGCATTATTGGCAAAACATCAGTTCACAATTTGGCACAGTTAAGGAAATTGGTTTTTGCTGCTGCATAGTCTTTTGTTCAGCTGACCTCTCATTTACATTTTACAACCGAAAAATCAAACAATGTGTAGTCTTATTAGAAGGTAATTATTACGAGGTTCCATGTTTGAAATAGGCTGTAAGATTTGTTTTGTTGGTGGATTGTTGATTGTTTGGATCATCTTGCAGCATTTATAAAACCGCTATCAAATCCAAGAGTTCATTAAACGAGGTAAATCAGGTTGCTCAGGTACGATGTTCTGAATATCTTTATAGGTGATTATTCCTGCTCAGTTTATCATCTTATGAATGTCTTAGTAAAACATGTTTTTATATTGTTCAGCTGCGGATCATCATAAAACCAAAATCCTGCAATGGTGTTGGGCCACTGTGCACCGCACAACAGGTAATGTTATATACTAAGTATTATCTTGTTTATGCAGTCAATTTATCGCTGATGCACAAGTATGTTTGATACAATTCAGATCTGCTACCAtgtccttggtcttgttcatgGCATATGGACACCCATACCTCAAGCTGTGAGTTATGCGCCCTCTGTTATTCAATGTTGTTTTGACTTACTCTGCTTCTatcatttttctaaaactcagcTATGCCGATAGGTTAAAGATTATATTGCAACTCCAAAGCCTAATGGCTACCAAAGTCTACATACTACAGTGATACCGTTTCTTAATGAGAGTATGTTCCATTTGGAAGTTCAGGTAATGTTGCCTACTCTTAGCAATTTAAGCTAGAGAAAGTATAAGATTGATTTTAAGACACAAATTATGCTCCAACTGTATTGCAGATAAGAACAGAGGATATGGATCTGATAGCAGAAAGAGGCATTGCTGCACACTACAGTGGAAGAGGGGTGGTTTCAGGACCTGTTCATCCTGGAATATCTAGTGGAAGAAATTTAGATGGGAAAGTGATCTGTCTTAACAATACAGGCTTTGCTCTGAGGGTATATGTTTTATTACTTAGTATAATTGCAGTAGTTTGTTAAAGCTTATTGCAGTTCACATTATTTCTTTTACCTCGCTTGACTAAAAAAAATCCTCCAATTATTTGTCATCTCCCATAGATTGGTTGGCTAAATGCAATCCGTGAATGGCAAGAAGAGTTTGTTGGTAACATGAGCTCTAGGGAATTTGTGGATACTATTACCAGAGATCTTCTGGGAAGCCGTGTCTTTGTGTTTACACCTAAAGGCGAGGTAGTCACTGAACTTGGAGAGCATAGCTTTTCTTTGGGTTTGGCACTTTGCTAACTATATTTTCACTCTCAGATTAAAAACCTGCCTAAAGGGGCCACTGTGATTGATTATGCATATCTGATTCATACAGAAATCGGCAATAAAATGGTAGCAGCAAAGGTTAGTTGTGGAAACATTAGTAGTATGATTTAACAATTAATCATGAGGGTGCTCATGCTCTTTTTTTCAGGTGAATGGTAATCTAGTTTCACCAATCCATGCACTTGCGAACGCTGAAGTAGTGGAGATAATAACTTACGATGTTAGTATTTCTCACACAGATGCATGATTTATTTCTGTTATATTATTCTGACAAATTTAGTAGTGTATTCTTCGTCTTATATTTGGTTGAGATAGGCTTAGTAATGAAAAATTGCCATAATCAGAAGGCTAAGCCCCCCTTTAATCTTGTTCCC from Triticum aestivum cultivar Chinese Spring chromosome 4A, IWGSC CS RefSeq v2.1, whole genome shotgun sequence harbors:
- the LOC123085857 gene encoding putative GTP diphosphokinase RSH1, chloroplastic; its protein translation is MQPPTAALSASSLEFASSCRALWKGGGGAGRPYECSVLSCAWNAPRALTGALASTTQCSSCSHAEAVGGGRRRGRPRQSNNNTLLHITWAEDINKGKLGHGSSASFVSLGKKIRYWSTPVKSTWKVSCYSSGPFDLVSPETLWESLRPAISYLQPEELNFVHDALKLAYEAHNGQKRRSGEPFIIHPVEVARILGEHELDWESIAAGLLHDTVEDTDMVTFETIQNEFGATVSRIVEGETKVSKLGKLQCKNEGSSKQDVKAEDLRQMFLAMTEEVRVIIVKLADRLHNMRTLTHMPQHKQYAIAMETLQVFAPLAKLLGMYQIKSELEYLSFMYMNPGDFAELRKRVDDIFKAHEQELEEANKILKQKIAEDQFLDLVSVETEVRSVCKELYSIYKTAIKSKSSLNEVNQVAQLRIIIKPKSCNGVGPLCTAQQICYHVLGLVHGIWTPIPQAVKDYIATPKPNGYQSLHTTVIPFLNESMFHLEVQIRTEDMDLIAERGIAAHYSGRGVVSGPVHPGISSGRNLDGKVICLNNTGFALRIGWLNAIREWQEEFVGNMSSREFVDTITRDLLGSRVFVFTPKGEIKNLPKGATVIDYAYLIHTEIGNKMVAAKVNGNLVSPIHALANAEVVEIITYDKLSSKYAFQRHQQWLQHAKTRSARHKIMKFLREQAALSAAEITADAVNNFVADLEDESDSEQLIPTTQNEDYKFNWQKILSSNKLSFVNKNSDGFLPVNNVHMPKINGKHNKTVKELGIKINGSTVRGDSSTEFMRPGVPAYKEVFASLDNWKCGKISSWHNTEGNSIQWLCIVCVDRKGMMAEVTSALTACGITICSCVAERDNRRGMGVLLFHFEGTDENVVSACSSVEMILGVLGWSAGCSYNPLGVLEC